The DNA region AAAAAAGACGTTTACGTCTACTTCAACAACGATGCCCATGGCTGGGCAATCCAGAATGCCCTCAGCCTCCAGAAGCTATTAAAAGCTGATATGGATGGCTTATGAGATCTTAAGGGTGGCTGCGCCGGTGATGCGGCTCTCTTTGAGCAACTGTAGAGCTCTGTTGGCTTCCTTCAGAGGAAAGACTTTCACTTCGGTCTTTATTGGAATCTCGCCGGCAAGCTCGAGGAATTCGACGGCATCCTGACGGGTGCTCGATGCCACACTCCGGATGGTTTTCTCATAATAAAGATGTTTTTCGTAATCCATTTCAGGAACCCTGTCAAGATAGATGGCATTGATGGCAAGTGTTCCCCCTTTTCTGAGATGTCCGAGGGCAGCCAGGACGACCTGGCCGGCCGGTGCAAAAGTAATGGCTCTGTCGAGCTTCGCGGGAGGATGTTCGTCAGCTCTGCCAGCCCAGGCGGCCCCAAGCTCTGCCGCTAACTTTTGATGTTCCTCGCTTCTCGTGAAGACGAAGACCTCACAGCCATGGTGCCGCGCTATCTGAAGGGCGATGTGCGCGGAGGCTCCGAAGCCGAAGAGACCGAGTCTTTCCCCTTTCTGAAGATCGCTCAAGCGGATGGAGCGGTAGCCGATGATCCCGGCGCACAGAAGCGGTGTCGCTTCTTCGTCGGAAAAGTTTTCAGGGATCTGGTAAGTGAAACCCTCTTCCGAGACCATAAATTCCGCATAT from Acidobacteriota bacterium includes:
- a CDS encoding zinc-dependent alcohol dehydrogenase family protein translates to MKTMILKNQALIETSPLEYNELPEPIAEEKQILIRVRACGVCHTDLHEVEGDLPLIKKPVIIGHQVVGVVDRVGKDVTKFKRGERVGIPWVHRTCGICHFCRSSSENLCESARFTGYSVDGGYAEFMVSEEGFTYQIPENFSDEEATPLLCAGIIGYRSIRLSDLQKGERLGLFGFGASAHIALQIARHHGCEVFVFTRSEEHQKLAAELGAAWAGRADEHPPAKLDRAITFAPAGQVVLAALGHLRKGGTLAINAIYLDRVPEMDYEKHLYYEKTIRSVASSTRQDAVEFLELAGEIPIKTEVKVFPLKEANRALQLLKESRITGAATLKIS